In Paracoccus aminophilus JCM 7686, a single window of DNA contains:
- the hfq gene encoding RNA chaperone Hfq, whose protein sequence is MAGDKQNLQDAFLNHVRKAKVPVTIFLINGVKLQGVITWFDNFCVLLRRDGQSQLVYKHAISTIMPGQPISLYEGED, encoded by the coding sequence ATGGCCGGTGACAAGCAAAATCTGCAAGACGCATTTCTGAACCATGTGCGCAAAGCCAAGGTTCCGGTCACGATCTTCCTGATCAACGGCGTCAAATTGCAGGGTGTCATCACCTGGTTTGACAATTTCTGTGTGCTTTTGCGTCGTGATGGCCAATCGCAACTGGTCTACAAACATGCGATCTCGACGATCATGCCGGGCCAGCCGATCAGCCTTTACGAAGGCGAGGACTGA
- the hflX gene encoding GTPase HflX — translation MSDNNETRALPTRAYVLHPDLGNSRTRRSPELALEEAVALAHALPAITVEGAEVVRLRTPEAGMLFSKGKREEVAQHLKAVADGEGAELVLIDGPVTPVQQRNLEKEWGVKILDRTGLILEIFADRAQTREGVLQVELAALAYQRTRLVRAWTHLERQRGGLGFVGGPGETQIEADRRAIDEQMTRLRRQLEKVVRTRELHRRSRAKVPYPIVALVGYTNAGKSTLFNKLTGAEVVAKDQLFATLDPTMRQMRLPSGRRVILSDTVGFISDLPHELVAAFRATLEEVLEADLILHVRDISHPETEEQAGDVGEILDGLGVDEDVALIEVWNKIDALGPETRAALLRTDARTEGVQAVSALSGEGIDALLQTVDSVLTKALDDPIHDSVVELSHGDGRRRAWLHEQGVVTSERPTASGVRLQVRWTERQENTFNAL, via the coding sequence TTGTCCGACAATAACGAGACGCGGGCCCTGCCGACGCGGGCCTATGTCCTCCATCCCGATCTGGGAAATTCGCGCACCCGCCGCTCGCCCGAGCTTGCGCTTGAGGAGGCGGTGGCGCTGGCCCATGCTCTTCCCGCGATCACCGTCGAGGGGGCCGAGGTCGTTCGCCTGCGCACGCCCGAGGCCGGGATGCTCTTTTCCAAGGGCAAGCGCGAAGAGGTCGCCCAGCATCTGAAGGCCGTCGCCGATGGCGAAGGCGCAGAGCTGGTCCTGATCGACGGGCCGGTCACCCCGGTGCAGCAGCGCAATCTGGAAAAGGAATGGGGGGTCAAGATCCTTGACCGCACCGGCCTGATCCTCGAAATTTTCGCCGACCGCGCCCAGACCCGGGAAGGCGTCTTGCAGGTCGAGCTGGCCGCTTTGGCCTATCAGCGCACCCGGCTGGTCCGCGCCTGGACCCACCTCGAGCGTCAGCGCGGCGGGCTTGGCTTCGTCGGCGGCCCCGGCGAGACCCAGATCGAGGCCGACCGTCGCGCCATTGATGAGCAGATGACGCGCCTGCGCAGGCAGCTGGAAAAGGTCGTGCGCACGCGCGAGCTGCACCGGCGCTCGCGCGCGAAGGTGCCCTATCCAATCGTGGCGCTGGTTGGCTATACCAACGCCGGAAAATCGACACTGTTCAATAAGTTGACCGGGGCCGAGGTCGTGGCGAAAGATCAGCTTTTCGCGACGCTAGACCCGACGATGCGCCAGATGCGGCTGCCCTCGGGGCGCAGGGTGATCTTGTCGGATACGGTGGGTTTCATCTCGGATCTGCCGCACGAGCTGGTCGCGGCCTTCCGCGCCACGCTGGAAGAGGTGCTGGAAGCCGATCTGATCCTGCATGTCCGCGACATCAGCCATCCCGAGACCGAAGAGCAAGCGGGCGATGTCGGCGAGATCCTCGACGGGCTTGGCGTTGACGAGGATGTCGCGCTGATCGAGGTCTGGAACAAGATCGACGCACTCGGCCCCGAAACCCGCGCCGCGCTGTTGCGCACCGATGCGCGGACCGAAGGGGTGCAGGCGGTCAGCGCGCTCTCGGGCGAGGGGATCGACGCGCTGTTGCAAACGGTCGATAGCGTGCTGACCAAGGCGCTCGACGATCCGATCCATGACTCGGTGGTCGAGCTTTCGCATGGCGACGGCCGCCGCCGCGCCTGGCTGCATGAGCAAGGCGTGGTGACGAGCGAGCGCCCGACCGCAAGCGGCGTGCGGCTGCAAGTGCGCTGGACCGAGCGTCAGGAAAACACGTTTAACGCGCTTTGA